A single region of the Halobacterium wangiae genome encodes:
- a CDS encoding antibiotic biosynthesis monooxygenase family protein, producing the protein MILVANRFKIADGYEEEFVERFRDSVDGLEDHDGFVTFELLTPASEETDTFVSATYWESRADFEAWTESQDFGDAHAGDAPREMFLAHPELEVHDVAFEYTGSD; encoded by the coding sequence ATGATTCTCGTCGCCAACCGCTTCAAAATCGCCGACGGGTACGAGGAGGAGTTCGTCGAGCGCTTCCGCGACAGCGTCGACGGGCTCGAGGACCACGACGGCTTCGTGACGTTCGAACTCCTCACGCCCGCCAGCGAGGAGACGGACACGTTCGTCTCCGCGACGTACTGGGAGTCCCGAGCGGACTTCGAGGCGTGGACGGAGAGCCAGGACTTCGGGGACGCTCACGCCGGTGACGCGCCCAGGGAGATGTTCCTCGCCCACCCGGAACTGGAGGTACACGACGTCGCCTTCGAGTACACCGGGAGTGACTGA
- a CDS encoding DUF5518 domain-containing protein: MSVSEPESSVDHDLPASWLLDSAIDWLVAALLVVAGAVLAVPGALFYAAVDEELARELVAEQTVESTILTEAETIEVTEALGSWTGLGMVVTGVALVVAGVWFLVHYRRVRSRGGERALAESRRNVVLGAAVTAVASSIPLSPVIGGGLAGYLERGGGAVAAGTLSGLVASVPVVLLLVFPTVGVATVSVPIAAVLVAALLFSVVYLVALSALGGYLGGAVAGSR, translated from the coding sequence ATGTCCGTCTCTGAACCGGAGTCCTCGGTCGACCACGACCTCCCGGCGTCCTGGCTGCTCGACAGCGCCATCGACTGGCTGGTCGCCGCGCTGCTCGTGGTGGCAGGGGCCGTGCTCGCCGTCCCGGGCGCCCTCTTCTACGCCGCCGTCGACGAGGAACTGGCTCGCGAACTGGTCGCCGAACAGACCGTCGAGTCGACGATCCTGACGGAGGCTGAGACGATCGAGGTCACCGAGGCACTGGGGTCGTGGACCGGCCTCGGGATGGTCGTCACGGGTGTGGCGCTGGTCGTCGCTGGCGTCTGGTTCCTCGTTCACTACCGCCGCGTCCGCTCGCGGGGTGGCGAGCGCGCGCTCGCGGAATCTCGGCGGAACGTCGTGCTCGGTGCGGCCGTCACCGCCGTCGCGAGCAGCATCCCGCTCTCGCCGGTGATCGGCGGCGGGCTCGCCGGCTACCTCGAACGTGGGGGCGGAGCCGTCGCGGCCGGCACGCTCTCCGGACTGGTCGCGTCCGTGCCCGTCGTCCTCCTGCTCGTGTTCCCCACGGTCGGCGTGGCGACCGTCTCGGTCCCCATCGCGGCCGTGCTGGTCGCTGCGCTGCTGTTCTCTGTCGTCTACCTCGTCGCGTTGAGCGCGCTCGGCGGCTACCTCGGGGGCGCCGTCGCCGGCTCCCGGTAG
- a CDS encoding ABC transporter permease has product MSLRTVARDDFTNARRSYVVLGVVGVLTALVALIFVSEITVYDHPYRALFDVSFFMFLVFPIILAPLTYLAIAGDRDSGAIKYVMGLPNTRTDYVLGKFASRFAVAVAAVVLAVAAGFLVALLAFVEAPGPARFAAFAGVSLLAAFAFVGIYVGISAVTNSRSRAMLGVFGAYFLLVPFWFGFLPVIGLPDLLNTVADVLGTTISEDTQQLVRALSPATSYLYSTQIVYQGLFPTPYDSLNAQIGNAPDKVYAKFWFNALVMFVWGAGSMLVGYLSFRRSELG; this is encoded by the coding sequence GTGAGTCTCCGCACCGTCGCTCGCGACGACTTCACGAACGCCCGCCGGTCGTACGTCGTGCTCGGCGTCGTCGGCGTCCTCACGGCGCTCGTCGCGCTCATCTTCGTCTCCGAGATCACCGTCTACGATCACCCGTACCGGGCGCTGTTCGACGTGTCGTTCTTCATGTTCCTGGTGTTCCCCATCATCCTCGCGCCGCTCACGTACCTCGCCATCGCCGGCGACCGGGACAGCGGCGCCATCAAGTACGTGATGGGACTGCCGAACACGCGCACCGACTACGTGCTCGGGAAGTTCGCCTCGCGGTTCGCGGTGGCCGTCGCCGCCGTCGTCCTCGCCGTCGCCGCCGGCTTCCTCGTCGCGCTCCTGGCGTTCGTCGAGGCCCCGGGTCCCGCGCGGTTCGCGGCGTTCGCCGGCGTCTCGCTGCTGGCCGCGTTCGCGTTCGTCGGCATCTACGTCGGCATCTCCGCGGTCACGAACAGTCGGTCCCGGGCGATGCTCGGCGTCTTCGGCGCCTACTTCCTGCTCGTGCCGTTCTGGTTCGGGTTCCTCCCCGTCATCGGCCTCCCCGACCTCCTGAACACCGTCGCCGACGTCCTCGGGACGACCATCTCCGAGGACACCCAGCAACTGGTACGGGCGCTCTCCCCGGCGACGTCGTACCTCTACAGCACCCAGATCGTCTACCAGGGGCTGTTCCCGACGCCGTACGACTCGCTCAACGCCCAGATCGGTAACGCACCGGACAAGGTGTACGCGAAGTTCTGGTTCAACGCCCTCGTGATGTTCGTCTGGGGCGCCGGTTCGATGCTCGTCGGCTACCTCTCCTTCCGCCGGTCGGAACTCGGGTAG
- a CDS encoding ABC transporter permease subunit: MTWQVLARRDLRELLADRTLLYFCGFFALVGGGVSLVAARGQSPTPLAGILAVLLMFGVPLTGGTIVHEAIPRSVTSGRVRLTLSLPHTREAFVAGAGAAALAATLAATGVGALAALAVYVFRGAPVDVFVTVQTLAVTALLGAAFVGATLAFTARSRSTTLAAATTYGFFLLSFVWPGVVAVGSVVLTGQFGVPVPQQAVDTVVQLSPIYAYQNAVSAVGGGLTGPTGHLPEWGGVVVLLAWASLGYAVAAHRFGGIDL; this comes from the coding sequence GTGACCTGGCAGGTTCTCGCCCGCCGCGACCTCCGTGAACTGCTCGCAGACCGGACGCTGTTGTACTTCTGTGGGTTCTTCGCGCTGGTCGGCGGCGGCGTCTCGCTCGTCGCCGCTCGCGGTCAGAGCCCCACGCCCCTGGCCGGTATCCTCGCCGTCCTGCTCATGTTCGGCGTCCCCCTCACCGGCGGGACCATCGTCCACGAGGCCATCCCGCGGAGCGTGACGAGTGGCCGCGTCCGACTCACGCTCTCGTTGCCACACACCCGCGAGGCGTTCGTCGCGGGTGCCGGTGCCGCGGCGCTGGCCGCTACCCTGGCCGCCACCGGTGTCGGCGCCCTCGCCGCGCTCGCGGTGTACGTCTTCCGCGGCGCTCCGGTCGACGTCTTCGTCACCGTCCAGACGCTGGCAGTCACCGCCCTCCTCGGCGCTGCGTTCGTCGGTGCGACGCTCGCGTTCACCGCACGCTCGCGGTCGACGACGCTGGCGGCGGCCACGACCTACGGGTTCTTCCTGCTGTCGTTCGTCTGGCCGGGCGTCGTCGCCGTCGGGTCCGTCGTCCTCACGGGACAGTTCGGGGTCCCCGTCCCGCAGCAGGCCGTGGACACGGTCGTCCAGCTCAGCCCCATCTACGCCTACCAGAACGCCGTCTCGGCCGTCGGAGGGGGTCTCACCGGACCGACCGGCCACCTCCCCGAGTGGGGCGGTGTCGTCGTCCTGCTCGCGTGGGCGAGTCTCGGCTACGCGGTCGCCGCACACCGGTTCGGCGGCATCGACCTCTGA
- a CDS encoding excinuclease ABC subunit C produces the protein MDGDAVREFASDLPREPGVYQFLRDDGTVLYVGKAVDVRSRVRSYADPRSRRIANMVERADGLDFAVTDTETQALLLEANLVKRHQPRYNVRLKDDKSYPLVQFTDHDAPRIEVTRDPEEGAVAYGPYTDIGQVNTVVKAVREVYGVRGCSEHKYRGRERPCLDYEMGLCTAPCTGEIAEEDYLTDVEAARRFFEGEPGVLADPMRREMERAAQNQEFERAANLRDRLEDVESFHGGAGAAVASHDDTKTTDVLGVAVEGDRATVARLHAEHGQLVERDQHYLDAPDRAADSEEAAERANGEGRPVSHIADLLAAFIVQFYAERELPDRLLLPEAHGDDDVAAWLDAAGVEVQVPGAGREATLVDLALKNAHRRAGDKDELGALADALGTARPERIEGFDVSHAQGKAAVGSDVCFVGGSAEKAGYRRKKLDDENDDYANMKRLVQWRAARALEGRDDRPDPDLLLVDGGEGQLNAALDALEETGWDVPAVALAKDEEVVITPERTYDWDGDAPQLHVLQRVRDEAHRFAVAYHQTVRDEVSTALDGVDGVGPELRKRILRRFGSVEAVREASAGDLRDVEGVGEKTAETLARRL, from the coding sequence ATGGACGGGGACGCGGTCCGGGAGTTCGCGAGCGACCTGCCCAGGGAGCCCGGCGTCTACCAGTTCCTGCGGGACGACGGGACCGTGCTGTACGTCGGGAAGGCCGTGGACGTCCGCTCCCGGGTGCGGTCGTACGCGGACCCGCGGAGCAGGCGCATCGCGAACATGGTCGAGCGTGCGGACGGCCTCGACTTCGCGGTCACCGACACGGAGACGCAGGCGCTGCTGCTGGAGGCGAACCTCGTCAAGCGCCACCAGCCACGGTACAACGTCCGCCTGAAGGACGACAAGTCCTACCCACTGGTGCAGTTCACGGACCACGACGCCCCCCGGATCGAGGTGACCCGCGACCCCGAGGAGGGCGCCGTCGCGTACGGCCCGTACACGGACATCGGACAGGTGAACACGGTCGTGAAGGCCGTCCGCGAGGTGTACGGCGTCCGGGGCTGCTCCGAGCACAAGTACCGGGGCCGCGAGCGCCCCTGCCTGGACTACGAGATGGGGCTCTGCACAGCGCCCTGCACGGGCGAGATCGCCGAGGAAGACTACCTCACGGACGTGGAAGCGGCGCGGCGGTTCTTCGAGGGCGAACCCGGCGTGCTCGCGGACCCGATGCGCCGGGAGATGGAGCGAGCGGCCCAGAACCAGGAGTTCGAGCGCGCGGCGAACCTCCGGGACCGACTGGAGGACGTCGAGTCGTTCCACGGCGGCGCGGGCGCGGCGGTCGCGAGCCACGACGACACGAAGACGACCGACGTGCTCGGTGTGGCCGTGGAGGGCGACCGGGCGACCGTCGCCCGCCTGCACGCCGAGCACGGACAACTCGTGGAGCGCGACCAGCACTATCTGGACGCGCCCGACCGCGCGGCCGACTCCGAGGAGGCCGCGGAACGAGCGAACGGGGAGGGACGACCCGTGAGCCACATCGCGGACCTGCTCGCGGCGTTCATCGTGCAGTTCTACGCCGAGCGGGAGCTCCCGGACCGCCTGCTGCTCCCCGAGGCCCACGGCGACGACGACGTGGCGGCGTGGCTCGACGCGGCGGGCGTCGAGGTCCAGGTGCCGGGCGCTGGCCGGGAGGCGACGCTCGTCGATCTGGCCCTGAAGAACGCCCACCGGCGCGCCGGCGACAAGGACGAACTCGGCGCGCTCGCGGACGCCCTCGGGACTGCCCGTCCGGAACGCATCGAGGGGTTCGACGTGAGCCACGCCCAGGGGAAGGCGGCCGTCGGCAGCGACGTCTGCTTCGTCGGCGGGAGCGCGGAGAAGGCCGGCTACCGCCGGAAGAAACTCGACGACGAGAACGACGACTACGCGAACATGAAGCGCCTCGTGCAGTGGCGCGCAGCGCGCGCGCTCGAAGGGCGGGACGACCGCCCGGACCCCGACCTGCTGCTCGTCGACGGCGGAGAGGGACAGCTGAACGCCGCACTCGATGCCCTCGAGGAGACGGGGTGGGACGTGCCGGCGGTGGCGCTGGCGAAAGACGAGGAGGTCGTCATCACCCCCGAGCGGACGTACGACTGGGACGGCGACGCACCCCAGTTGCACGTCCTCCAGCGCGTCCGCGACGAGGCCCATCGGTTCGCGGTGGCGTACCACCAGACGGTGCGCGACGAGGTGTCGACGGCGCTGGACGGCGTCGACGGCGTCGGCCCGGAGTTGCGCAAGCGCATCCTTCGGCGGTTCGGGAGCGTCGAAGCGGTCCGCGAGGCCTCTGCGGGCGACCTGCGGGACGTCGAGGGCGTCGGCGAGAAGACGGCGGAGACGCTGGCACGGCGGCTCTGA
- a CDS encoding ABC transporter ATP-binding protein: MPAIETDGLTRRFGDLTAVDALNLTVEEGEVFGFLGPNGAGKSTTINVLLGFLNASDGTAAVLGHDATRESRAVRQRTGLLPEGFSVYENLTGREHVISAIETKGADDDPDEILDRVGLDPDATRRAAGGYSKGMTQRLALGMALVGDPDLLILDEPSSGLDPKGAKLLRDIVREEAARGATVFFSSHVLGQVEQVCDRVGIMNQGTMTAVDTIDNLRERIDAESVIEADVASVPDVESVAAVDGVRDVTVVGETIEIACVRPDAKMPALRALDAVATVTDITVADASLEALFEQYTENGDGERSDASGTAPKAAAAPGGDAA, encoded by the coding sequence ATGCCCGCAATCGAGACAGACGGCCTGACGAGGCGCTTCGGCGACCTCACGGCCGTCGACGCCCTGAATTTGACCGTCGAGGAGGGCGAGGTGTTCGGCTTCCTCGGTCCCAACGGCGCCGGGAAGTCCACGACCATCAACGTGCTACTGGGCTTCCTGAACGCCAGCGACGGCACCGCGGCGGTGCTCGGCCACGACGCCACCCGCGAGTCCCGGGCGGTCCGCCAGCGCACCGGCCTCCTCCCCGAGGGATTCTCGGTCTACGAGAATCTCACCGGCCGCGAGCACGTCATCTCCGCCATCGAGACGAAGGGCGCCGACGACGACCCCGACGAGATTCTCGACCGCGTCGGCCTCGACCCGGACGCCACCCGCCGCGCCGCCGGCGGCTACTCGAAGGGGATGACCCAGCGCCTCGCACTCGGCATGGCGCTCGTCGGCGACCCCGACCTCCTCATCCTCGACGAACCGTCCTCGGGCCTCGACCCGAAGGGCGCGAAACTCCTCCGGGACATCGTCCGCGAGGAGGCCGCACGCGGCGCTACCGTGTTCTTCTCCAGCCACGTCCTCGGGCAGGTCGAGCAGGTCTGCGACCGCGTCGGCATCATGAACCAGGGGACGATGACCGCCGTCGACACCATCGACAACCTCCGCGAGCGCATCGACGCCGAGTCCGTCATCGAGGCCGACGTGGCGTCCGTGCCCGACGTCGAGTCGGTCGCGGCCGTCGACGGCGTCCGCGACGTGACCGTCGTCGGCGAGACGATCGAGATCGCCTGCGTCCGGCCGGACGCGAAGATGCCGGCGCTCCGCGCGCTCGACGCCGTCGCCACCGTCACCGACATCACCGTCGCGGACGCCTCCCTGGAGGCGCTGTTCGAGCAGTACACCGAGAACGGCGACGGCGAGCGGAGCGACGCGAGTGGAACCGCACCGAAGGCTGCCGCCGCTCCCGGAGGTGACGCGGCGTGA
- a CDS encoding aspartate kinase: MRVVAKFGGTSLGSGDRVERAADSIADAVAADHEIAVVASAMGNTTDELLEDITFEADDTDRAEIVSMGERTSVRMLKAALAARGVNATFLEPGHPDWPIVTNQRGEVDADATRERAAELAERLGETVPVITGFLAEDHDGNVTTLGRGGSDTTAVMLGRYVDADQVVIVTDVEGVMTGDPHVVEGARNVGEITVDELRNLSFRGAEVVAPSALSFKDDELDVRVIHYQHGDLLSGGTRIEGQFENMVDMRESQLACLTVAGRAIRNRPGIAATLSTALYESDINVDAIASGMDSMTFYVDESVAERAENVLHREVIEVGELSSVTVTDDIAVIRVLGGELPNQPGVLRRIVDPIAEANINVIDIISSATSVAIFVDWADREEALDIVQDSVRS, from the coding sequence ATGCGAGTAGTCGCGAAGTTCGGCGGCACCAGTCTCGGCAGCGGCGACCGCGTGGAGCGAGCGGCCGACTCCATCGCGGACGCCGTCGCCGCCGACCACGAGATAGCGGTCGTCGCCTCCGCGATGGGGAACACCACGGACGAACTGCTCGAGGACATCACCTTCGAGGCCGACGACACGGACCGCGCGGAGATCGTCTCGATGGGCGAGCGGACGTCCGTCCGGATGCTGAAGGCGGCGCTGGCCGCCCGCGGCGTGAACGCGACGTTCCTCGAACCCGGCCACCCGGACTGGCCCATCGTCACGAACCAGCGCGGCGAGGTGGACGCCGACGCCACGAGGGAGCGCGCGGCCGAACTCGCCGAGCGACTGGGCGAGACGGTTCCCGTCATCACGGGGTTCCTCGCCGAGGACCACGACGGCAACGTCACGACGCTCGGCCGCGGCGGGTCGGACACCACCGCGGTGATGCTCGGGCGCTACGTCGACGCCGACCAGGTGGTCATCGTGACCGATGTCGAGGGCGTCATGACCGGCGACCCCCACGTCGTCGAGGGCGCGCGGAACGTCGGGGAGATCACCGTCGACGAACTCCGGAACCTGTCCTTCCGCGGCGCCGAGGTTGTCGCGCCGTCGGCGCTGTCGTTCAAGGACGACGAACTGGACGTCCGCGTCATCCACTACCAGCACGGCGACCTGCTCTCCGGCGGCACGCGCATCGAGGGCCAGTTCGAGAACATGGTCGACATGCGGGAGTCCCAGCTCGCGTGTCTCACCGTCGCCGGCCGGGCGATCCGCAACCGCCCCGGCATCGCGGCGACGCTGTCGACCGCGCTGTACGAGAGCGACATCAACGTCGACGCCATCGCCTCAGGGATGGACTCGATGACGTTCTACGTCGACGAGTCGGTCGCCGAGCGCGCCGAGAACGTCCTCCACCGGGAGGTCATCGAGGTCGGCGAACTCTCCTCGGTGACGGTCACCGACGACATCGCCGTCATCCGCGTGCTCGGCGGCGAACTCCCGAACCAGCCCGGCGTCCTCCGGCGCATCGTCGACCCGATCGCGGAGGCGAACATCAACGTCATCGACATCATCTCGAGTGCCACGTCGGTCGCCATCTTCGTCGATTGGGCGGACCGCGAGGAGGCCCTCGACATCGTCCAGGACAGCGTCCGCTCGTAA
- a CDS encoding ABC transporter ATP-binding protein, with translation MPAIELSGVTKRFGDVTALHDLDLEVQDGEIYGFLGPNGAGKSTTIDILLDFVRPTSGQASVLGMDAQDDSLAIRQRTGVLPDGFHVYDRLTARQHLQFAIESKDANDDPEELLERVGIPDAADRKAGGFSKGMAQRLALAVALVGDPDLIILDEPSTGLDPNGAREMRAIIQEEADRGATVFFSSHILEQVEAVCDRVGILQDGELVAEDTIRGLRDAAGTGTTLRVAVDALTDDVLTAVRNVPGVTSVTADGDTLTVRTESAAKTDVLDAVEGTGADVVDFSTEEASLDDVFAAYTEEEEAMRA, from the coding sequence ATGCCAGCAATCGAGCTATCGGGCGTCACCAAGCGGTTCGGTGACGTCACTGCTCTCCACGACCTGGACCTCGAGGTCCAGGACGGCGAGATATACGGCTTCCTCGGGCCGAACGGCGCCGGGAAGTCGACGACCATCGACATCCTCCTGGACTTCGTGCGCCCGACCTCCGGGCAGGCGTCGGTCCTCGGGATGGACGCACAGGACGACTCGCTGGCCATCCGCCAGCGAACCGGCGTGCTCCCGGACGGCTTCCACGTCTACGACCGACTCACCGCGCGCCAGCACCTCCAGTTCGCCATCGAGTCGAAGGACGCCAACGACGACCCCGAGGAACTCCTCGAGCGCGTCGGCATCCCGGACGCCGCCGACCGGAAGGCGGGCGGCTTTTCGAAGGGGATGGCCCAGCGCCTCGCACTCGCCGTCGCGCTCGTCGGCGACCCCGACCTCATCATCCTCGACGAGCCCTCGACCGGCCTCGACCCGAACGGCGCTCGCGAGATGCGGGCCATCATCCAGGAGGAGGCCGACCGCGGCGCGACGGTGTTCTTCTCGAGTCACATCCTCGAACAGGTCGAGGCGGTCTGTGACCGCGTCGGCATCCTCCAGGACGGCGAACTCGTCGCCGAGGACACCATCCGCGGCCTCCGCGACGCCGCCGGCACCGGGACGACGCTCCGGGTCGCCGTCGACGCGCTCACGGACGACGTGCTGACCGCAGTCCGGAACGTGCCCGGCGTCACCAGCGTGACTGCCGACGGTGACACGCTCACCGTGCGCACGGAGAGCGCCGCGAAGACCGACGTCCTCGACGCCGTCGAGGGCACCGGCGCGGACGTCGTCGACTTCTCCACCGAGGAGGCGTCGCTGGACGACGTGTTCGCCGCGTACACCGAGGAGGAGGAGGCGATGCGCGCATGA
- a CDS encoding ABC transporter permease subunit: protein MSWSVVAKKDFRDAGRSKALWALSVLFVLFMAGMAYVYTLVQSGGPAGTDDLESLGLIFFLISPVTLLIPLTALVMAHKSIAGEVESGSAKFLLSLPHTRRDAIVGKVVGRGAVMGVAVLVGLVVAAVVTVALYDSFDATAYLGFAALTLFLAVMYTAIGVGLSATTKDGGRATILVAGFYVFFELAWGLVPTGLLYLQTGRFSPMGTPPDWYLLLNRLPPSSAFSSAVFQFLPGNAGNIAQYFPQSPPIHLSKWAALAMMVVWFVVVPLVGYRIFERADL from the coding sequence ATGAGCTGGTCCGTCGTCGCCAAGAAGGACTTCCGGGACGCCGGCCGCTCGAAGGCGCTGTGGGCGCTCAGCGTGCTGTTCGTGCTGTTCATGGCGGGCATGGCGTACGTGTACACGCTCGTCCAGTCGGGCGGTCCCGCCGGGACGGACGACCTCGAGAGCCTCGGCCTCATCTTCTTCCTCATCAGTCCGGTCACGCTGCTCATCCCGCTGACCGCGCTCGTCATGGCGCACAAGTCCATCGCGGGCGAAGTCGAGTCCGGCAGCGCGAAGTTCCTCCTGTCGCTTCCCCACACCCGCCGCGACGCCATCGTCGGCAAGGTCGTCGGCCGGGGCGCCGTCATGGGCGTCGCCGTCCTCGTCGGCCTCGTCGTCGCTGCCGTCGTCACCGTCGCGCTGTACGACAGCTTCGACGCGACGGCGTACCTCGGGTTCGCGGCGCTCACGCTGTTCCTCGCCGTGATGTACACGGCCATCGGCGTCGGCCTCTCGGCCACCACGAAGGACGGCGGCCGCGCGACGATTCTCGTCGCCGGCTTCTACGTCTTCTTCGAACTCGCGTGGGGTCTCGTCCCGACCGGCCTCCTCTACCTCCAGACGGGGCGGTTCTCCCCGATGGGCACGCCACCGGACTGGTACCTCCTCCTCAACCGCCTGCCGCCGTCTTCGGCGTTCTCCAGTGCGGTGTTCCAGTTCCTCCCCGGCAACGCCGGCAACATCGCGCAGTACTTCCCGCAGAGCCCGCCGATCCACCTCTCGAAGTGGGCGGCGCTCGCGATGATGGTGGTGTGGTTCGTCGTCGTGCCGCTCGTCGGCTACCGCATCTTCGAGCGCGCCGACCTCTAG